GTGGCGTTTCAAATATCGCTTCGAGGGAAAGGCGAAAATGTTATCTTTTGGTGTGTATCCAGAGGTCAGTTTAAACGAAGCGAGGAGCAGAAAGGATGTTGCTCGGGAACTGTTAAGTCAAGGTATTGACCCCTCTGAACTTCGAAAAGAAGAGAAGGAGAGGAATAAAACGGAACGCCTGGAAGCTGAAAGAATACCATCTGTCCGCATCACTATTGAAGGAAAAATTGAAATATGGAAAGGAAGTAACATAATGCGTTTTTCAAAGGACGAAGCACGATTTGTTGCAAATATACTGAACAATTTAGTGGGGTGATCTATGCCATTAAGCGACCTGAAAGTGCGAACTACAAAACCAAAAGAAAAACCTTATAAACTTTATGACATTGACGGCCTTTATCTGCTTGTTACGGAGAAAGGATATAAATGGTGGCGTTTCAAATATCGTTTTGACAGGAAAGAAAAACAACTTTCTTTGGGTACATATCCGGAAATCAGTCTTGCCGATGCGAGGGTACGGAGGGACGAAGCCCGAAAACAGATTGCCCATGGCATCGATCCCGGAGCTTTGCGAAAGGCCATGAAGCAGACAGAGACCGCCGAAACAGAAACCTTTGAGGTAATCGCCCGTGAATGGCACACAAAATTTACTCCGACTTGGACACCAATACATGCGGCCACAATGATGAACCGATTAGAGCGTGACCTTTTTCCATGGGTAGGGAAG
The Pseudomonadota bacterium genome window above contains:
- a CDS encoding Arm DNA-binding domain-containing protein, with the protein product MPKRISPLNEKKINAAQPKDRVYRLFDGNGLFLFITPQGGKWWRFKYRFEGKAKMLSFGVYPEVSLNEARSRKDVARELLSQGIDPSELRKEEKERNKTERLEAERIPSVRITIEGKIEIWKGSNIMRFSKDEARFVANILNNLVG